The following coding sequences lie in one Pan paniscus chromosome X, NHGRI_mPanPan1-v2.0_pri, whole genome shotgun sequence genomic window:
- the LOC129395331 gene encoding sperm protein associated with the nucleus on the X chromosome C-like: MYTMGQQSSAGGVKRSTPCESNEVNETMPETSRGDSQPEPAPKKSKASDSSTVLVLSYRREVRRRYSVSDELVNDHSRENRVNRLQIDEEEFTQISVQTAANQKEDAAVNLGQ, translated from the exons ATGTATACAATGGGCCAACAATCCAGTGCTGGCGGGGTGAAGAGAAGCACCCCGTGTGAATCCAACGAGGTGAATGAGACG ATGCCAGAGACGTCAAGGGGGGACTCACAGCCAGAACCCGCTCCTAAGAAATCAAAAGCATCGGACTCCTCGACCGTATTAGTGCTTTCCTACAGGAGAGAGGTTAGAAGACGTTACTCCGTCTCCGATGAATTGGTGAATGACCACTCCCGAGAGAACCGAGTCAACCGCCTCCAAATAGACGAGGAAGAATTCACGCAGATTTCTGTGCAAACAGCTGCAAACCAGAAGGAAGATGCTGCCGTTAACCTTgggcaatga